Proteins co-encoded in one Pocillopora verrucosa isolate sample1 chromosome 1, ASM3666991v2, whole genome shotgun sequence genomic window:
- the LOC131788250 gene encoding sphingomyelinase C-like isoform X2 has translation MSSVYHSTGSDKRRKSLWLSNIKSFCAFLVCAVMTFLFVSNIMTGGLDDETRLLLHQIIQGNITKSKNRSFSEEKSLRLISHNLWCDFLKPHVMWDVSERIEGLAEGIKDFDVALIQEAYILNTGVAVVSKCASLLVKAMKKRGFHYRTSIADFSAPYFGQSGGIVIFSRIQLINTFSTRYRHYSVPQVADFRGFVIGEFLFQHQHLYVINTHLDPHGVDARVLQAKEIAEAIQNFSTGSHIVVAGDFNIDNHHATTSNSSEEYKKLLETMRVVGLQSVFQVRMETSIEHGNFDAIFTSSNVAVVKKEIIKLRTKRNSSVSDHFGLAVELKLL, from the exons ATGTCCAGCGTTTACCATTCTACAGGCTCGGATAAGCGGAG GAAATCACTTTGGCTGTCAAATATCAAGTCTTTCTGTGCCTTCTTAGTTTGTGCTGTTAtgacatttttgtttgtttcaaataTTATGACTGGAGGACTGGATGATGAAACACGGCTTTTGCTTCATCAGATTATCCAGGGCAATATTACAAAAAGTAAGAATAGATCTTTCAGCGAGGAAAAGTCCCTGCGCctcatttctcataatttaTGGTGTGACTTTTTGAAGCCTCATGTGATGTGGGACGTCTCCGAAAGGATTGAAGGTCTTGCAGAAGGCATTAAAGATTTTGACGTTGCACTCATTCAGGAGGCTTACATCTTGAATACAGGAGTGGCTGTTGTCTCAAAATGTGCATCACTTCTGGTTAAAGCAATGAAAAAGCGTGGATTTCATTACAGGACATCAATTGCAGATTTTTCAGCGCCTTATTTCGGACAAAGTGGTGGTATTGTCATATTTAGTCGGATCCAGCTCATAAACACATTTTCAACTCGTTACCGTCACTATTCGGTTCCCCAAGTGGCAGACTTTAGGGGATTTGTCATAGGCGAGTTTTTATTCCAACATCAGCATCTCTATGTCATCAATACCCACTTAGATCCTCATGGAGTTGATGCCAGAGTCTTACAAGCGAAGGAAATCGCCGAGGCCATCCAAAACTTCAGTACAGGCTCACACATCGTTGTGGCTGGAGACTTCAATATTGACAATCATCATGCTACTACTAGTAACAGTAGTGAGGAGTATAAAAAGCTCCTAGAAACCATGCGCGTGGTTGGCCTACAGTCTGTATTTCAAGTTAGAATGGAAACTAGCATCGAACACGGAAACTTTGATGCAATTTTCACCAGCTCCAATGTCGCAGTagtgaagaaagaaattataaAACTTAGGACGAAAAGAAACTCGTCGGTTTCTGATCATTTTGGACTTGCGGTGGAATTAAAACTTTTATGA
- the LOC131788250 gene encoding sphingomyelinase C-like isoform X3 yields the protein MKSQKSLWLSNIKSFCAFLVCAVMTFLFVSNIMTGGLDDETRLLLHQIIQGNITKSKNRSFSEEKSLRLISHNLWCDFLKPHVMWDVSERIEGLAEGIKDFDVALIQEAYILNTGVAVVSKCASLLVKAMKKRGFHYRTSIADFSAPYFGQSGGIVIFSRIQLINTFSTRYRHYSVPQVADFRGFVIGEFLFQHQHLYVINTHLDPHGVDARVLQAKEIAEAIQNFSTGSHIVVAGDFNIDNHHATTSNSSEEYKKLLETMRVVGLQSVFQVRMETSIEHGNFDAIFTSSNVAVVKKEIIKLRTKRNSSVSDHFGLAVELKLL from the exons ATGAAATCGCA GAAATCACTTTGGCTGTCAAATATCAAGTCTTTCTGTGCCTTCTTAGTTTGTGCTGTTAtgacatttttgtttgtttcaaataTTATGACTGGAGGACTGGATGATGAAACACGGCTTTTGCTTCATCAGATTATCCAGGGCAATATTACAAAAAGTAAGAATAGATCTTTCAGCGAGGAAAAGTCCCTGCGCctcatttctcataatttaTGGTGTGACTTTTTGAAGCCTCATGTGATGTGGGACGTCTCCGAAAGGATTGAAGGTCTTGCAGAAGGCATTAAAGATTTTGACGTTGCACTCATTCAGGAGGCTTACATCTTGAATACAGGAGTGGCTGTTGTCTCAAAATGTGCATCACTTCTGGTTAAAGCAATGAAAAAGCGTGGATTTCATTACAGGACATCAATTGCAGATTTTTCAGCGCCTTATTTCGGACAAAGTGGTGGTATTGTCATATTTAGTCGGATCCAGCTCATAAACACATTTTCAACTCGTTACCGTCACTATTCGGTTCCCCAAGTGGCAGACTTTAGGGGATTTGTCATAGGCGAGTTTTTATTCCAACATCAGCATCTCTATGTCATCAATACCCACTTAGATCCTCATGGAGTTGATGCCAGAGTCTTACAAGCGAAGGAAATCGCCGAGGCCATCCAAAACTTCAGTACAGGCTCACACATCGTTGTGGCTGGAGACTTCAATATTGACAATCATCATGCTACTACTAGTAACAGTAGTGAGGAGTATAAAAAGCTCCTAGAAACCATGCGCGTGGTTGGCCTACAGTCTGTATTTCAAGTTAGAATGGAAACTAGCATCGAACACGGAAACTTTGATGCAATTTTCACCAGCTCCAATGTCGCAGTagtgaagaaagaaattataaAACTTAGGACGAAAAGAAACTCGTCGGTTTCTGATCATTTTGGACTTGCGGTGGAATTAAAACTTTTATGA
- the LOC131788250 gene encoding sphingomyelinase C-like isoform X1 gives MNVASRFTVWFTKDSFGKRRKSLWLSNIKSFCAFLVCAVMTFLFVSNIMTGGLDDETRLLLHQIIQGNITKSKNRSFSEEKSLRLISHNLWCDFLKPHVMWDVSERIEGLAEGIKDFDVALIQEAYILNTGVAVVSKCASLLVKAMKKRGFHYRTSIADFSAPYFGQSGGIVIFSRIQLINTFSTRYRHYSVPQVADFRGFVIGEFLFQHQHLYVINTHLDPHGVDARVLQAKEIAEAIQNFSTGSHIVVAGDFNIDNHHATTSNSSEEYKKLLETMRVVGLQSVFQVRMETSIEHGNFDAIFTSSNVAVVKKEIIKLRTKRNSSVSDHFGLAVELKLL, from the exons ATGAACGTAGCTAGTCGGTTCACGGTTTGGTTCACTAAAGATTCTTTCGGCAAACGAAG GAAATCACTTTGGCTGTCAAATATCAAGTCTTTCTGTGCCTTCTTAGTTTGTGCTGTTAtgacatttttgtttgtttcaaataTTATGACTGGAGGACTGGATGATGAAACACGGCTTTTGCTTCATCAGATTATCCAGGGCAATATTACAAAAAGTAAGAATAGATCTTTCAGCGAGGAAAAGTCCCTGCGCctcatttctcataatttaTGGTGTGACTTTTTGAAGCCTCATGTGATGTGGGACGTCTCCGAAAGGATTGAAGGTCTTGCAGAAGGCATTAAAGATTTTGACGTTGCACTCATTCAGGAGGCTTACATCTTGAATACAGGAGTGGCTGTTGTCTCAAAATGTGCATCACTTCTGGTTAAAGCAATGAAAAAGCGTGGATTTCATTACAGGACATCAATTGCAGATTTTTCAGCGCCTTATTTCGGACAAAGTGGTGGTATTGTCATATTTAGTCGGATCCAGCTCATAAACACATTTTCAACTCGTTACCGTCACTATTCGGTTCCCCAAGTGGCAGACTTTAGGGGATTTGTCATAGGCGAGTTTTTATTCCAACATCAGCATCTCTATGTCATCAATACCCACTTAGATCCTCATGGAGTTGATGCCAGAGTCTTACAAGCGAAGGAAATCGCCGAGGCCATCCAAAACTTCAGTACAGGCTCACACATCGTTGTGGCTGGAGACTTCAATATTGACAATCATCATGCTACTACTAGTAACAGTAGTGAGGAGTATAAAAAGCTCCTAGAAACCATGCGCGTGGTTGGCCTACAGTCTGTATTTCAAGTTAGAATGGAAACTAGCATCGAACACGGAAACTTTGATGCAATTTTCACCAGCTCCAATGTCGCAGTagtgaagaaagaaattataaAACTTAGGACGAAAAGAAACTCGTCGGTTTCTGATCATTTTGGACTTGCGGTGGAATTAAAACTTTTATGA